TCAGTAGAAAAAAGCATTGTAGTATTAATGTGTCCTGGCAGAGAAGAAAGTAATCCTTGACgtgatgtgtgtgtgaaagagagtccttgacgtggtgtgtgtgtgtgtgtgtgtgtgtccttagtGTAGACTGTGTTCCCTGAACCTAGTGCCTTGTGTTCCAGGCACCTCATGCAGCAAGAGAGGAGTGTTCAGTGGTCGTTGTTCAGTCAGTAGAGGAACATCATTCAATGGTGTCTCACTATTGCGTTACTTTTTCCGTTTTTTTATTGGTTGGTTTGTTATAGTTGTTAATCCCAGAGAGATTGAACCTGCTGCTGTTTCTCCAGTGCGAGGTCATCACAGTACAGTAGTTGCTCGTTTGAGTGGTGGAGTACATCTGGTCCAGaggagaatgtgtgtgtttgtcattcACTTAGGACGATTAAGTTTTGTGATGTTGTTTCTTGGTTGTGTTCACTGGCAAGGTGAGGTGTTGTATCCGGTGATCTCCATGTACACCTTagtaaaaatacatttataaATGCTTTCTGATTGTTTTTTAGCAATGTTGTCACCACTGTTATCCACTGGTACTTTAGAACTGGGAGAAGAACAGTCAACAGTACACCCCACATTGCCACGGGAAGTAGGGTGCTGAAGAAAAGTAcaaaaattatttttttaaatcacaaaagtagtgcactgggcctttaatagtcctgtattgctcctctgtagctcagctggttgagcatggtgcttgtaatgccagaatagtgggtttgattcccaggaccacccatacgtagAAATAATtgcacacatgactgtaagtcgctttggataaaagcgcctGCTAAATGGCATAAAAAATATGTAGATGAGGATTGAGACTGTGATTGTAGTCTGGGATTAGGAGGTAATTCGTTAACGATTAGATTATTACAAACTGTTTAATTGGATTAGGCCGTCATTAGATTTAACACGTGGTATCATATAAATATCTGTGTTTTAGAAACAAGGACTTGAAGAGAAGAAGAAAAGCTTCTCTAGACATTCCTAGTGGTGTGCAGTGCAGATTAATTCTGTGACCATTGTTTAAATATTCAAAAGCGCTGAGAGTTGTCGAAAAAGTGGATCCCAAACTTTGAAATGCCCTCCCCTCACCCACTTGAAGtctttaaaagtgtcccatacacaCAAGTCCAGTGATGTAGATTTTTTGTTTTTAACTTCAACTTTTGGGGGGGCGTGACCCACCAGGATCAATGGAAGTGTTGTTTAGAGCTCTTTCAAGTCTTTATCATTGTCTGATGCATTTCACAATAAATCAGTCTGGCAATGTCATACACACCAGTCCAGTGATGTTGTCTAGTTCTAACCAAAGACACAAGTCCACGGCTGCCTGGTCCAGACTTACTTCCTGGGGGCTGGCCCTCGTGTAGCGTTGCCGGGCTTGTTCCCAGGGCGACGGACTGGCACCTTGGAGACAGGGATCCTGGTCCGGGCTGGGGGAGGAGCTTGGGTGGGTGTGTCAGAGGGAGGAGTGGCTGCGAGGACAGTAGAAAGAGCTGATTGACTCACAGAGTGGGGTGGTGTGTTCTGTCTGACACTAAGAGGGATTTTGGACTCACGGGGAAGGCTAGTGCTTCCCTTCATCGAGCggaaagatgaagaggaggaagaggaaggaggagtAGTCTGGGAGGGACCGCTGCGTTTGTAGTCGTCAGTGGAGAGGGAAGGAGTACTTGTCagatcttcttcctcctcttcctcttcatcagaTCTGTCCAATTCCTCATTGTAGAGGTCGTAGAGTGCGTCACCAGAGTAGCTGTCACGCGATAAACCAATCCTCTGGTTCCGCAGGAAGCTGTCGTCAGGCGTTGCCGTGGGGGTTGCCGAGGGCGTATCCCAATAGCCCTCATCTCTAAGGGCCGGGACATCCTGTTGGGGCTGGACCTCCTCCTTAGTGTCCTTCTCATTGGGCAAGGAGGTTTGACGGGCAGCATGAGTGGGTAGTTTACTCATCCTTCCTCCCCCCACTAAAGGGATCTTGCTGAGTCCCAGAGACTTGACCTGGGGGGGTTTCCGCTCTGTACCCCTGGGGGGAGCCGGGTGAGAGCTGGGTCGTGGGAGGGCGGGGGAGTTCTCTCCCCCAGAGGGGAGCATGTGCCAGAGCCCCTGCATATCTGCGTCGTCCACCCCGTCAGGGCTGGCCATCTCCTCGCCACCCCCCATGTAGGCCACCACGCCGCTGCCAGAGGGCTGCTGAATCGGGGCAGAGTGAGAGGGCATCAGCCGTGCCCTGGCTGGGAGGGGGGCAGGGGCTGAAGTGGGGGTAGGGGTAATGCTGGAAGGGGTGACATGGTTAGTAATGGAGGATTTAGCTGGGGAGCTGCGTACTACCCCTCCcccactgctactgctactactggtgacacttcctcctcctccatttcCTCCTCCCACGTTTCCTGCCACCTCCTCCTCTGCGTCTGCAATGATATCACCGCATCCTGTCAGCGAATCAAAGCTCTTGAGCGAGGTGACGTCAGTGAAGAGGAGTGAACAGAGCCGGTCCACTGAGGGTTCAGAGGTGGGGTCACACCGATCCAGAGGAGGGGTGGCCGTTGCTGAGGAAATGGACGTTTTGGGTCTTGAGTGAAAGGCAGTGTGAAGAGGGGAAGGGGATGGTGTATAGGGGAATTCTGACAGGTTTGTCGTCATGGCAGTAGAGTCCGTGAGTGGTGTTGTGGCGTTGTCTGCGGAAGAAGTTCCCGCTGATTCTGTGTTTAGCTCAGCCTCCAAGCTCGCATTATCCTCCTGGGGTGAGCGGGGCTGGGGTTCAAGGGTCAGAGTGACATCTTTCACTTCCTCCTTTAGAAtcacatccccctctctcacctccctcccctcagttacccccacctctccctcagtCACTCTCTCCTTCCGCCGCCACCTTATACTACTAAAGAAGCCTTTTAAACCCCTCCCCCTGCTTCCAAACCCTGTATTCTCATTAGCTCTCACACTTCCTCGTCTGAGCAGCGAAAAGAAGCTCAGTGATTTGCTGAGAGACCTCACCTGTCCCGCCTCTGATATTCCggactcctcccctctctgtccatctgtctccgAGCTTGTTAGTCCATCATGCGTTTTACTCCTGACGAGCTCGTTAGCCGTCCCCGCAGAATTCCCATTCACAGAATTCCCATTCTCGGAATTCCCATTCCCATTGGCTTCTTTGTTCCTGAAGGAGAAGAATCTGGCCATTCCGGAGCTGGAGCGTCGTTTTCCAAACAGCTTTAAGGCTGCTTTGTTGATCTTCCCTGGCGGTTGGGGATCGCATGGGGGAAcagaaggaggaggtggaggaggttccACACATTCTGACTGCACCTCCATCTTCTAGCTATCTCTATCACTCAATTTCTCCGGCTGTTTCCCTCtgttccgctctctctctctctctcactcacactctctctctgtcctgcagCCTGGTACTCTCTTGCTTCCTCACTGGTTCTATCTGATGCTTGCCTGTtggttttccctctctctctctctctctctctctctctctctctctctctctctctctctctctctctctctctctctctctctctctctctctctctctctcaaacacacacacgccggGTGCTACTCCTGACTGTATCCATGGCAACTGGTTGGGCTAAGCAGCTTTCGTCAGAGTTGGCGGACTGcccatgtctctcctcctccctctctccctcccttctccctcaatATACTCCCCCCTTCCCACTCAATCAGCACCATGGCTCCCTCTCTTCTTTTCTGTTCTTTATTTATTCATCTTTGTTCACGCCCCCAGATTAGTTCCTCCCATCAAAGTGAGACAGAGACTGACTTGTGCTGCACtactgtgtgtggttgtgtgtatgtggttgtgggtgtgtgggtgtgtgtatgtggttgtgtgtatgtgtttgtgtgagatTTCAATagtatgtgagacagatgagctTGTGTTTGCTTATGAATGTGTGACCTATACAGAACTTACATaataacatgtgtgtgtgtgttcagaggtAAACACTTTAAGTATACAAACTGACCCTCTCAAATCCCACTCAGATGAGAAGACTCAGTTGTGTAGTGTTTTTCTCCcattgcatgtgtgtctgtgtgtgtgtcagcagatCTGCTGATCAGTGGAATGAAGAGGATAAAGCATGCATATAGATTTAGAGAATTATTTCAGCGTGGCTAAtgttctcaacacacacacacacaccagactgcAGACATGCCTCCAGTAGAGTTTGGCCTGGCAGTATACAACATATGGCAGTATACAACTAACCCTGTTACACATGGAGTCAAGGACCATGTGTCCAATAGGATATGACAGCTAAGAGACAGCGGTCTAACAGTCTCATCTAAAGAAGACTGACtgttgaaatatatatttttttgatgtTGTGTATTTGACCCAgtgaaataaatacatacatGTATAGTATATCATAGCGTTTTGTTCTGTCTCCCTCCTCGTGTTTCGTCCACAGACTCTGTTTCATTCTCTCCTTCCTATACTGCTTATGTGCTCAATCTGTTCGAACCTTTTTCTTGTCATTTTCTATTCCTCCAAATCTCCCCTCAGCACCCCGACCTACTTTTAGCCGCTCTCCTCGCTCCTTCCCTCCTCTTTCCTAGTTTTGAGGCACGGGACCCATCTTCCACCTCATTGCTATCAAACAATGTCTTCATTCACATGCTGGAGGCTACCAACatccaaacagacacacacagagacacagggctTCCCCACCCTATCCCACCCCACTGAGGTGGATCTCCTTATGCTCTTTCCCAGCCAACTCTATTAGATAGAGCCTACCcaggcctgc
This region of Salvelinus alpinus chromosome 8, SLU_Salpinus.1, whole genome shotgun sequence genomic DNA includes:
- the LOC139583586 gene encoding APC membrane recruitment protein 2-like, whose translation is MEVQSECVEPPPPPPSVPPCDPQPPGKINKAALKLFGKRRSSSGMARFFSFRNKEANGNGNSENGNSVNGNSAGTANELVRSKTHDGLTSSETDGQRGEESGISEAGQVRSLSKSLSFFSLLRRGSVRANENTGFGSRGRGLKGFFSSIRWRRKERVTEGEVGVTEGREVREGDVILKEEVKDVTLTLEPQPRSPQEDNASLEAELNTESAGTSSADNATTPLTDSTAMTTNLSEFPYTPSPSPLHTAFHSRPKTSISSATATPPLDRCDPTSEPSVDRLCSLLFTDVTSLKSFDSLTGCGDIIADAEEEVAGNVGGGNGGGGSVTSSSSSSGGGVVRSSPAKSSITNHVTPSSITPTPTSAPAPLPARARLMPSHSAPIQQPSGSGVVAYMGGGEEMASPDGVDDADMQGLWHMLPSGGENSPALPRPSSHPAPPRGTERKPPQVKSLGLSKIPLVGGGRMSKLPTHAARQTSLPNEKDTKEEVQPQQDVPALRDEGYWDTPSATPTATPDDSFLRNQRIGLSRDSYSGDALYDLYNEELDRSDEEEEEEEDLTSTPSLSTDDYKRSGPSQTTPPSSSSSSSFRSMKGSTSLPRESKIPLSVRQNTPPHSVSQSALSTVLAATPPSDTPTQAPPPARTRIPVSKVPVRRPGNKPGNATRGPAPRK